One Micromonospora sp. WMMD812 genomic window carries:
- a CDS encoding aldo/keto reductase — MAIPHLTAADGTTLPAIGLGTYRLTGSAGVEAIGAAIRAGYRLIDSAVNYENEGAVGRAARAAGDVRDELVVTSKLPGRHHRYDEALTTIEESVFRTGLDQVDLYLIHWPNPKVDLYVEAWRALIEARERGLVRHIGLSNFLPEHIDRLVAETGVAPAVNQIEIHPYFPQQEAVDYHREHGILVQAWSPLGRGNDLQQHPTVVEIATAHAVTPAQALLAWHVARQVIPLPKAASPQRQQENLDVFGITLTDGEVEAITALGRPDGRLADQDPAVYEEF; from the coding sequence ATGGCGATTCCCCACCTGACGGCGGCCGACGGCACGACGTTGCCGGCGATCGGGCTCGGCACGTACCGGCTGACCGGCTCGGCCGGCGTCGAGGCGATCGGGGCGGCGATCCGGGCGGGCTACCGGTTGATCGACTCAGCGGTGAACTACGAGAACGAGGGCGCGGTGGGCCGGGCCGCCCGCGCCGCCGGGGACGTACGGGACGAGCTGGTCGTCACCTCGAAGCTGCCGGGGCGGCACCACCGCTACGACGAGGCGCTGACCACGATCGAGGAGAGCGTCTTCCGCACCGGTCTCGACCAGGTCGACCTGTACCTGATCCACTGGCCCAACCCCAAGGTCGACCTGTACGTGGAGGCGTGGCGGGCGCTGATCGAGGCCCGCGAGCGCGGCCTGGTCAGGCACATCGGCCTGTCCAACTTCCTGCCCGAGCACATCGACCGGCTGGTGGCCGAGACCGGGGTCGCCCCGGCCGTCAACCAGATCGAGATCCACCCGTACTTCCCGCAGCAGGAGGCCGTCGACTACCACCGCGAGCACGGAATCCTCGTGCAGGCGTGGAGCCCGCTGGGCCGGGGCAACGACCTGCAGCAGCACCCCACGGTCGTGGAGATCGCGACCGCCCACGCGGTCACCCCGGCGCAGGCCCTCCTCGCCTGGCACGTGGCCCGCCAGGTGATCCCCCTGCCCAAGGCCGCGTCACCGCAGCGGCAACAGGAGAACCTCGACGTCTTCGGCATCACGCTCACCGACGGGGAGGTCGAGGCCATCACCGCGCTGGGTCGCCCCGACGGGCGCCTCGCCGACCAGGACCCGGCGGTGTACGAGGAGTTCTGA
- a CDS encoding TMEM175 family protein: MGGWWRPSRPFGTHTAGQAGAGFGTSRDPSRLVTFSDAVFAIAVTLLVLEIHPPDDFHALLRSLGALWPSYLAYVITFLLIGQVWVNHHVMFDHIRVADRMVLFLNTLLLMDIAFLPFAASVLSDAFHAGAGQRTAVVFYGLTLELAALLFNLIWHHVRRGRHLLGDTIDDAGARSVGHRFRLALLWIGAGAGIGAVAPVAGVAVIAAFIPFYWLPVRGEITRSDRNDGAPSR, translated from the coding sequence ATGGGCGGATGGTGGCGTCCGAGCCGGCCCTTCGGCACGCACACCGCCGGCCAGGCCGGCGCCGGGTTCGGCACCTCGCGCGACCCGTCGCGCCTTGTCACGTTCAGCGACGCGGTCTTCGCCATCGCGGTCACCCTGCTCGTCCTGGAGATCCATCCCCCGGACGATTTCCACGCCCTCCTTCGCTCCCTGGGGGCGCTCTGGCCGTCCTACCTCGCGTACGTCATCACCTTCCTGCTGATCGGCCAGGTCTGGGTCAACCACCACGTGATGTTCGACCACATCCGGGTCGCCGACCGGATGGTGCTGTTCCTCAACACGCTGCTGCTGATGGACATCGCGTTCCTGCCGTTCGCCGCGTCGGTGCTGTCCGACGCCTTCCACGCCGGGGCCGGACAACGCACCGCGGTCGTGTTCTACGGCCTGACCCTGGAGCTGGCCGCCCTGCTGTTCAACCTCATCTGGCACCACGTCCGCCGAGGGCGGCACCTGCTCGGCGACACCATCGACGACGCCGGCGCGCGATCGGTCGGTCACCGCTTCCGGCTGGCGTTGCTCTGGATCGGCGCCGGAGCCGGCATCGGCGCGGTCGCGCCGGTCGCGGGGGTGGCCGTGATCGCGGCGTTCATCCCGTTCTACTGGCTGCCGGTCCGGGGTGAGATCACCCGATCCGATCGGAACGATGGCGCACCGTCACGATGA
- a CDS encoding TetR/AcrR family transcriptional regulator — protein MDAQTTSRGGRGARERIMQAAGRLFYRQGIHATGIAALTDAAHVSTRTFYQHFPTKDALVEAYLGRYQDTPIPSERQLDRDDLPPVSRLLAIFDPLETDPSAVQRGCPFHNAVVEAAGELPDVARLVERHKRAFRDRLAVIAAEAGAADPDGLARQLAVIFEGAAAYAASCNDPQVAADARAAAATVIQAALRLSTPN, from the coding sequence GTGGACGCACAGACAACGTCACGCGGGGGCCGCGGGGCGCGCGAGCGGATCATGCAGGCGGCCGGTCGGCTGTTCTACCGTCAGGGCATTCACGCGACCGGAATCGCGGCGCTCACCGACGCCGCTCACGTCTCGACCCGCACGTTCTACCAGCACTTCCCGACCAAGGACGCCCTCGTCGAGGCCTACCTGGGCCGCTACCAGGACACGCCGATCCCGTCCGAGCGGCAGCTTGACCGCGACGACTTGCCGCCCGTTAGCCGGCTCCTCGCCATCTTCGACCCGCTGGAAACGGACCCGTCTGCTGTCCAGCGCGGTTGCCCGTTCCACAACGCGGTCGTCGAGGCCGCGGGCGAACTCCCCGACGTCGCCCGGCTGGTCGAGCGGCACAAGCGTGCCTTCCGGGATCGCCTTGCCGTCATCGCCGCCGAAGCCGGCGCCGCCGATCCGGACGGTCTGGCCCGGCAGCTCGCCGTGATCTTCGAGGGTGCGGCGGCGTATGCCGCGTCCTGCAACGACCCCCAGGTCGCCGCCGACGCGCGCGCCGCGGCCGCCACGGTCATCCAGGCGGCTCTGCGGCTGTCGACTCCGAACTAG
- a CDS encoding MBL fold metallo-hydrolase, with protein MSDGTLGYDVFVSDPFPQTIPGLLPNGEPRLFAPLSTTLIHGRDDAVLVDPPLLTDQAKAVGDWVEAHGKRLTHIFITHGHGDHWFTADLLAKRFGAQVVASADTITQMHGSAAGRGAVWDKAWPGQIPPSPVTAVTVPGNRFTLEGRDLVIVEVGHSDGDDTTVLHVPDLDLVVAGDVIYNGVHQYLGQSMGGGRDAWRQAIETVKALNPRWIVTGHKDKTLDDDAARLLTETREYLDAADELLQKHDTALSFFNAMLERFPNRHLGALTLWSSSQALYNSRKHPEDARRHMLEGWVSVYQP; from the coding sequence ATGTCCGACGGCACCCTCGGGTACGACGTCTTCGTGTCCGACCCGTTCCCGCAGACCATCCCCGGGCTGCTACCCAACGGCGAGCCGCGCCTGTTTGCGCCGCTGTCCACCACGCTGATCCACGGCCGCGACGACGCCGTGCTCGTCGACCCGCCGCTGCTCACCGACCAGGCGAAGGCGGTCGGCGACTGGGTCGAGGCTCACGGCAAGCGACTCACCCACATCTTCATCACCCACGGCCACGGCGATCACTGGTTCACCGCCGACCTCCTGGCCAAGCGGTTCGGCGCCCAGGTCGTGGCCTCCGCCGACACGATCACTCAGATGCACGGCAGTGCGGCCGGCCGCGGGGCAGTGTGGGACAAGGCCTGGCCCGGGCAGATCCCGCCGTCCCCGGTCACGGCGGTCACCGTGCCCGGTAATAGGTTCACCCTCGAGGGGCGCGACCTCGTCATCGTCGAGGTCGGCCACAGCGACGGCGACGACACCACCGTCCTGCACGTGCCCGACCTCGACCTGGTAGTGGCCGGTGACGTCATCTACAACGGCGTCCACCAGTACCTCGGCCAATCGATGGGCGGCGGCCGCGACGCCTGGCGCCAGGCCATCGAGACCGTCAAGGCCCTGAACCCGCGCTGGATCGTCACGGGACACAAGGACAAGACCCTCGACGACGACGCCGCCCGCCTCCTCACCGAGACCCGCGAATACCTCGACGCCGCCGACGAACTCCTGCAGAAGCACGACACCGCTCTCAGCTTCTTCAACGCGATGCTCGAACGCTTCCCGAACCGCCATCTGGGAGCCCTCACCCTGTGGTCCAGCTCCCAAGCGCTCTACAACTCCCGCAAACACCCCGAAGACGCCCGCCGACACATGCTCGAAGGCTGGGTGTCGGTCTACCAGCCGTGA
- a CDS encoding alpha/beta hydrolase yields MFEGFEEFDIAASGATIHGRRGGSGPPVLLLHGIPETHLMWHRVAPQLAERYTVIATDLRGYGDSGKPPSDASHEPYSMRATARDQFEVMRSLGHDRFRVVGHDRGARCAYRLTLDEPDAVARLAVMDVIPVADAWGRADRRFSLAYWVWSFLAAPEPVPEQFIRAAPEVLVDFMLDQWPEVKDAFPAEVRAEYVEKFRDPATAHAICEEFRAAATVDVEHDEADRGRRKIACPLLFLWSQRGSVAKLYDDPLAIWREWADDVRGGPVPVGHFIPEEAPEETTRQLLDFLR; encoded by the coding sequence ATGTTCGAGGGATTCGAGGAGTTCGACATCGCGGCCTCCGGTGCGACGATCCACGGACGCCGCGGCGGCAGTGGACCCCCGGTGCTCCTCCTGCACGGCATCCCGGAAACGCACCTCATGTGGCATCGGGTGGCACCCCAGCTCGCCGAGCGCTACACCGTGATCGCCACCGACCTACGCGGTTACGGGGACAGCGGCAAGCCGCCGAGCGACGCCAGCCACGAGCCGTACAGCATGCGAGCGACCGCGCGCGACCAGTTCGAGGTGATGCGCAGTCTCGGCCACGACCGGTTCCGCGTCGTCGGCCACGACCGCGGCGCGCGCTGCGCCTACCGGCTCACCCTCGACGAACCGGACGCCGTTGCCCGGCTCGCCGTCATGGACGTCATCCCCGTCGCCGACGCGTGGGGCCGCGCCGACCGCAGGTTCAGCCTCGCCTACTGGGTCTGGTCGTTCCTGGCCGCCCCGGAACCCGTGCCGGAACAGTTCATCCGCGCCGCCCCGGAGGTGCTGGTCGACTTCATGCTCGACCAGTGGCCGGAGGTGAAGGACGCGTTCCCCGCCGAGGTACGCGCCGAGTACGTCGAGAAGTTCCGCGACCCGGCCACCGCCCACGCGATCTGCGAGGAGTTCCGCGCGGCCGCGACCGTGGACGTCGAACACGACGAGGCAGACCGCGGCCGGAGGAAGATCGCATGTCCCCTGCTCTTCCTGTGGAGCCAACGCGGCTCGGTCGCGAAGCTCTACGACGACCCGCTGGCGATCTGGCGGGAATGGGCCGACGACGTCCGCGGCGGCCCGGTGCCGGTCGGACACTTCATCCCCGAGGAGGCGCCGGAAGAGACCACACGCCAGTTACTGGACTTCCTGCGGTAG
- a CDS encoding helix-turn-helix domain-containing protein: protein MSVNQQQIPDYDLDEMLVVTAPEQLRALADPLRDTLLELLLERAATVTELARAVDRPKSSVAYHVKLLVDAGLLKVVRTRRVRAIEERYYGRVARTYYVGALHRPEDKQVVAAINGLAQAAAESAAAHAADDLRCTLVHARIPREEVRNFWAEVQALARTFAQIPRAGDQVYGFVAGLYPTDAPTLPDAEHTPGD, encoded by the coding sequence ATGTCGGTCAATCAGCAGCAGATCCCGGACTACGACCTCGACGAGATGCTCGTGGTCACCGCACCCGAGCAGTTGCGCGCCCTCGCGGACCCGCTGCGCGACACCCTCCTCGAACTGCTCCTCGAACGCGCCGCCACCGTCACCGAGCTGGCCCGGGCGGTCGACCGGCCCAAGAGCAGCGTCGCCTACCACGTGAAGCTTCTCGTCGACGCCGGCCTGCTCAAGGTCGTGCGCACCCGGCGCGTGCGGGCGATCGAGGAGCGGTACTACGGCCGCGTCGCCCGCACCTACTACGTCGGCGCGCTCCACCGCCCCGAGGACAAGCAGGTCGTCGCCGCCATCAACGGCCTCGCGCAGGCGGCCGCCGAGTCCGCCGCGGCCCACGCGGCCGACGACCTGCGGTGCACCCTCGTGCACGCCCGCATCCCGAGGGAAGAGGTACGCAACTTCTGGGCCGAGGTCCAGGCCCTCGCCCGCACGTTCGCCCAGATCCCGCGCGCCGGCGACCAGGTGTACGGCTTCGTCGCCGGCCTCTACCCGACCGACGCCCCCACCCTCCCCGACGCCGAGCACACCCCGGGCGACTGA
- a CDS encoding ATP-binding protein: MALIGRHRELATVRQLLDRVEAGTGGHLLVTGPRGAGKTALVDAAARLAADRGIPVLRAAGTGRESGLSIWRQLLRDLDAGDLPPDAGPRDLDGAARTIAQGGPRLLLVDDLDRAGPPAVAFLGLLASRLGAGATALLTTVAEPLGAPADLRLRGLTEPDLARLTPDLPAEAVHAVWLASGGLPGVALDLAAGLTHEDQGFAVDAVVHLALTTPSGAEFLDLDVGLIRLLEDAAGRPLAPAIRARVLGRLGRELLGDPSAARRRRELVDEAVRLARESGDPGALAEVLDSRLHALWDPAAAEERLSTAAQIVAQARRAGDTATELRGLFWTFVAQAELGDLSRAEAALTAYARAAEFAGDAEAAVVVPARQAMLATIRGRFDEAEALTAEVAVRGQRVGLPDTDRLVASLHGRLAMMRGELGPQVDTLRGLARRLPGHFFEATAARTMVESGREVEATLELDRLLPAVLSGSGPRWVGALADLAVVASRTGTPAVAQALYDVLLPYRGRLVVWGGANTITGPVDDYLGRLAVRLDRGEQAVSHLDDAVRLEERAGTLPWLAYTLAARADALTARDHPGDRERARDDLARARGVAGQLGLRHLLGVLAPPADEWRLSRDGDGWRLDAGSETARLRDARGLRYLRALLAAPGQEIPAVDLVAGGAGLRVPDGDPVLDATARAAYRSRLVVLDEQLDAADRAGDVDRAAAAQAERTALLAELRRATGLGGRPRTQAGEAERARVNATRALWAVVERVEVAAPLAGAHLRASLHTGRLFRYQPAAGGPARWRV; the protein is encoded by the coding sequence GTGGCCCTGATCGGACGCCACCGTGAGCTTGCCACGGTGCGGCAGCTGCTCGACCGGGTGGAGGCCGGGACCGGGGGACACCTGCTCGTCACCGGACCGCGGGGAGCCGGCAAGACCGCGCTGGTCGACGCCGCCGCACGGCTGGCCGCCGACCGGGGGATACCGGTGCTCCGGGCGGCCGGCACCGGCCGGGAATCCGGCCTGTCGATCTGGCGCCAACTGCTGCGCGACCTCGACGCCGGCGACCTGCCGCCCGACGCCGGACCCCGGGACCTCGACGGCGCCGCCCGGACGATCGCGCAGGGCGGGCCACGCCTGCTGCTGGTCGACGACCTGGACCGCGCCGGCCCGCCGGCCGTGGCGTTCCTGGGCCTGCTCGCGTCCCGCCTCGGTGCCGGCGCCACCGCTCTTCTCACCACCGTCGCCGAGCCCCTGGGCGCGCCCGCCGACCTGCGGCTGCGCGGGCTGACCGAACCGGACCTCGCGCGGCTGACACCTGACCTGCCCGCCGAGGCGGTGCACGCGGTGTGGCTGGCCTCGGGCGGCCTGCCCGGCGTCGCCCTCGACCTGGCGGCCGGCCTCACCCACGAGGACCAGGGGTTCGCTGTCGACGCCGTCGTCCACCTGGCGCTGACCACACCGTCCGGGGCCGAATTCCTCGACCTCGACGTGGGTCTGATCCGCCTGCTGGAGGACGCCGCCGGCCGCCCGCTGGCACCTGCCATACGGGCCCGGGTGCTGGGCCGGCTCGGCCGCGAACTGCTCGGCGATCCGTCCGCCGCAAGGCGCCGGCGGGAACTGGTCGACGAGGCGGTCCGGCTCGCCCGGGAATCCGGCGACCCCGGCGCCCTCGCCGAGGTGCTCGACTCCCGGTTGCACGCGCTGTGGGATCCCGCCGCGGCCGAGGAACGGCTCAGCACCGCCGCCCAGATCGTGGCGCAGGCTCGCCGCGCCGGTGACACCGCGACCGAGCTGCGCGGACTGTTCTGGACCTTCGTCGCCCAGGCGGAACTCGGCGACCTCTCCCGCGCCGAGGCCGCCCTCACCGCGTACGCCCGTGCCGCCGAGTTTGCCGGAGACGCCGAGGCGGCCGTGGTGGTGCCGGCCCGGCAGGCGATGCTGGCGACCATCCGGGGGCGGTTCGACGAGGCCGAGGCGCTCACGGCCGAGGTGGCCGTACGCGGCCAGCGGGTCGGGCTGCCCGACACGGACCGGCTGGTCGCCTCCCTGCACGGCCGGCTCGCGATGATGCGCGGTGAACTCGGGCCGCAGGTGGACACGCTGCGGGGCCTGGCCCGGCGGTTGCCCGGCCACTTCTTCGAGGCCACCGCCGCCCGGACCATGGTCGAGTCCGGCCGCGAGGTCGAGGCGACACTCGAACTGGACCGCCTGCTGCCGGCCGTGCTCAGTGGATCGGGGCCGCGCTGGGTGGGCGCGTTGGCCGACCTGGCAGTCGTGGCGTCCCGCACCGGGACACCGGCCGTCGCGCAGGCGCTGTACGACGTGCTGCTGCCGTACCGGGGGCGGCTGGTGGTCTGGGGCGGCGCCAACACGATCACCGGCCCGGTCGACGACTACCTGGGCCGACTCGCGGTCCGGCTGGACCGGGGCGAGCAGGCGGTGTCGCACCTGGACGACGCGGTCCGGCTGGAGGAGCGGGCCGGGACGTTGCCGTGGCTGGCGTACACCCTCGCGGCTCGGGCCGACGCCCTGACCGCCCGTGACCACCCGGGCGACCGCGAGCGGGCTCGGGACGACCTCGCACGGGCCCGGGGCGTGGCGGGGCAGCTCGGTCTGCGTCACCTGCTCGGCGTCCTCGCCCCACCGGCCGACGAGTGGCGGCTGAGCCGGGACGGTGACGGTTGGCGGCTGGACGCCGGCTCCGAGACGGCCCGATTACGCGACGCGCGAGGGCTGCGGTACCTGCGTGCCCTGCTGGCCGCGCCCGGGCAGGAGATTCCGGCGGTGGACCTGGTCGCGGGCGGCGCCGGGCTGCGCGTGCCGGACGGCGACCCGGTCCTGGACGCCACCGCCCGCGCCGCGTACCGCAGCCGGTTGGTGGTGCTGGACGAGCAGCTGGACGCGGCCGACCGGGCCGGCGACGTCGACCGGGCGGCCGCCGCGCAGGCGGAACGGACCGCCCTGCTGGCCGAGCTGCGGCGGGCGACGGGGCTGGGTGGGCGGCCGCGTACGCAGGCCGGTGAGGCCGAGCGGGCCCGGGTCAACGCGACCCGGGCGTTGTGGGCCGTGGTCGAGCGGGTGGAGGTGGCCGCGCCGCTGGCCGGCGCCCACCTGCGGGCGTCGCTGCACACCGGCCGGTTGTTCCGCTATCAGCCGGCGGCGGGCGGCCCGGCCCGGTGGCGGGTGTGA
- a CDS encoding maleylpyruvate isomerase N-terminal domain-containing protein produces the protein MHKILTFSDHLRLIDERSTAFHAAVAAAPSLDVPVPSCPGWTLFDLVQHLGMGRRKSAAIVAAGPADAPPEKSAWEDGTGAPREREALLAWWTESVERLTSALREAGPDRGCWTWWGDSQSPETSGAWARRQVPEIAVHTYDVQLTVGDPEPLPDEVALDGFDDCQFTLCSTDVAWPHEPAVVDYHATEGRSWRLRLSRDGAWAARLGAPAASEDPDPDTADVSARGTASDLVLFFYGRIPPDSQKLEMDGDRRIFDQLIAWDPSA, from the coding sequence GTGCACAAGATTCTCACGTTCTCTGACCATCTGCGGCTGATCGACGAACGGTCGACCGCCTTCCACGCCGCGGTCGCCGCGGCGCCCAGCCTCGACGTGCCGGTGCCGAGCTGTCCGGGGTGGACGCTGTTCGATCTCGTACAGCACCTGGGCATGGGCCGCCGCAAGTCGGCCGCCATCGTCGCCGCAGGGCCGGCCGACGCTCCCCCGGAGAAGTCCGCTTGGGAGGACGGCACGGGTGCGCCTCGGGAACGCGAGGCTCTCCTGGCCTGGTGGACCGAGTCCGTCGAGCGACTGACGAGCGCGCTGCGCGAGGCCGGCCCGGACCGCGGTTGTTGGACGTGGTGGGGTGACTCGCAGTCACCGGAAACCTCCGGTGCATGGGCTCGGCGCCAGGTTCCCGAGATCGCGGTGCACACCTACGATGTCCAGCTCACCGTGGGGGACCCGGAGCCGCTGCCGGACGAGGTCGCCCTCGACGGTTTCGACGACTGCCAGTTCACCCTCTGCTCGACGGATGTCGCCTGGCCGCACGAACCCGCCGTCGTCGATTACCACGCCACTGAGGGCCGCTCTTGGCGCCTTCGGCTGTCCCGCGACGGCGCATGGGCCGCCCGCCTCGGCGCGCCGGCTGCCAGCGAGGACCCGGACCCGGACACGGCCGACGTCTCCGCCCGGGGCACGGCCAGTGACCTGGTCCTGTTCTTTTACGGCCGCATCCCGCCGGATTCTCAGAAGCTGGAGATGGACGGCGACCGCCGCATCTTCGACCAGCTCATCGCCTGGGACCCGTCCGCGTAA
- a CDS encoding alpha/beta hydrolase yields the protein MNDGCDTPQQHLGGLAADSYGRDDDRAPLVLLHGLTYDRRQWDPVLRELAVLDPDRRVLRLDLPGHGGSPGRDSYDTGDVADVIHEAVTAAGLDAPVVVGHSLGGVLATIYAARYPARAVVNVDQPLLVGAFGDVLRRAEPVLRGADWRQVWDGQTARMGIDQLPPAAQDMVRTQTTPRQDLLLGYWNEVLEIPADDLREHRTRDLTAIRDRGIGYDYVTGSEPNPAYRRWLESVLPDVRISVLPGSGHFPHLARPADVARILADSGRG from the coding sequence ATGAACGACGGGTGCGACACGCCGCAGCAGCATCTCGGCGGGCTGGCCGCCGACAGCTACGGCCGGGACGACGACCGGGCGCCGCTGGTCCTGCTGCACGGGCTCACGTACGACCGGCGGCAGTGGGACCCGGTCCTGCGTGAGCTGGCGGTGCTCGACCCGGACCGGCGGGTGCTCCGGCTGGACCTGCCCGGGCACGGCGGCTCGCCGGGACGCGACTCCTACGACACGGGAGACGTCGCCGACGTGATCCACGAGGCGGTGACCGCCGCCGGCCTCGACGCGCCGGTGGTGGTCGGGCATTCCCTGGGTGGCGTCCTCGCCACCATCTACGCCGCCCGGTATCCGGCCCGCGCGGTGGTCAACGTGGACCAGCCGCTGCTGGTCGGCGCCTTCGGGGACGTGCTGCGCCGCGCCGAGCCGGTGCTGCGCGGCGCCGACTGGCGGCAGGTGTGGGACGGGCAGACCGCCCGGATGGGCATCGACCAGCTGCCGCCGGCCGCGCAGGACATGGTCCGGACCCAGACCACGCCCCGGCAGGACTTGCTCCTCGGCTACTGGAACGAGGTCCTGGAGATTCCGGCTGACGACCTGCGCGAGCACCGGACGCGCGACCTCACGGCCATCCGCGATCGTGGCATCGGATACGACTACGTCACCGGGTCGGAGCCGAATCCGGCGTACCGGCGCTGGCTGGAGTCGGTGCTGCCGGACGTGCGGATCAGCGTGCTGCCCGGCAGCGGGCACTTTCCGCACCTGGCCCGTCCCGCCGACGTCGCCCGCATCCTGGCCGACAGCGGACGAGGCTGA
- a CDS encoding excisionase family DNA-binding protein — translation MARRGRRTTHDPRPRWYSPAEVAALLGFGISKVKMKIATGELRSIKDGKYRRIRPEWIDDYVRDQVQRHEAA, via the coding sequence TTGGCTCGTCGGGGCCGCCGCACGACCCACGACCCCCGCCCCCGCTGGTACTCCCCCGCCGAGGTCGCCGCCCTGCTCGGCTTCGGCATCTCCAAGGTCAAGATGAAGATCGCCACCGGCGAGCTGCGCTCCATCAAGGACGGCAAGTACCGCCGCATCCGCCCCGAATGGATCGACGACTACGTCCGCGACCAGGTCCAACGCCATGAGGCCGCCTGA
- a CDS encoding aminoglycoside phosphotransferase family protein, with protein sequence MRPGEIVVAVEQVRALIDEQFPEWSDLPIVPQPLNGTDNALFRLGDSLTARLPRAQWAVDQVATDATWLPRLAPHLPVRVPVPVAVGRPGGDYPWPWTVVPWLDGRNPQAGQDLVDLAVDLAGFVRAMTAIDPMGGPVKQGVQRGVPLVQRDELTRRSIAALGDRIDGRAVSAAWDEAMAADEWSGPPVWLHGDLLEGNLLVDRGRLTGVIDFGGLGRGDPAVEVRPGWSLFDARARAAYREALGFDEATWVRGWAWMLSGSLYWLADLWDSISEDDREDTLRYIDYLVRHRHD encoded by the coding sequence ATGCGCCCCGGAGAGATCGTCGTCGCTGTCGAGCAGGTACGCGCCCTGATCGACGAGCAGTTCCCCGAATGGTCGGACCTGCCGATCGTCCCGCAGCCGTTGAACGGCACCGACAACGCGCTGTTCCGGTTGGGTGATTCCCTGACAGCACGGCTGCCGCGGGCGCAGTGGGCGGTCGACCAGGTGGCGACCGACGCGACCTGGCTGCCGCGGCTGGCGCCGCATCTTCCGGTGCGGGTGCCGGTGCCGGTCGCGGTCGGCCGGCCGGGCGGGGACTATCCGTGGCCGTGGACGGTCGTCCCCTGGCTGGACGGGCGCAATCCGCAAGCCGGGCAGGACCTCGTCGACCTCGCCGTCGACCTCGCCGGCTTCGTGCGTGCGATGACCGCGATCGACCCGATGGGCGGACCTGTCAAGCAGGGGGTTCAGCGCGGTGTACCTCTGGTGCAGCGGGATGAGCTGACCCGCCGGTCGATTGCGGCGCTGGGCGACCGGATCGACGGGCGGGCGGTGAGCGCGGCGTGGGACGAGGCGATGGCGGCGGACGAGTGGTCCGGACCGCCGGTGTGGCTGCACGGTGATCTCCTGGAAGGCAACCTGCTGGTCGACCGGGGCAGGCTCACCGGGGTGATCGACTTCGGCGGTCTCGGCCGTGGCGATCCGGCGGTCGAGGTGCGGCCGGGCTGGAGCCTGTTCGATGCCCGCGCGCGGGCTGCCTACCGGGAGGCGCTCGGGTTCGACGAGGCGACCTGGGTGCGCGGGTGGGCCTGGATGCTGTCGGGCTCGCTCTACTGGTTGGCGGACCTGTGGGACTCGATCAGCGAGGATGACCGCGAGGACACGCTTCGCTACATCGACTACCTCGTGCGTCACCGCCACGACTGA
- a CDS encoding dienelactone hydrolase family protein → MADVVLFHHLLGLTDGVRAFADQLRAGGHTVHTPDLFDGERPATLEEGLALTRRLGGAVLDDRADRALADLPKALVYAGFSYGVGTAQRLAQTRPDARGALLYEACLPVTGEWAVGPWPAGVPVQIHGMDKDPFFALEGDLEAARELVDIVGSDRAELFVYPGDQHLFTDSALPSYDAHAAALVVRRSRVFLDRVG, encoded by the coding sequence ATGGCCGACGTCGTCCTCTTCCACCACCTGCTGGGGCTCACCGACGGGGTGCGTGCCTTCGCCGATCAGTTACGCGCCGGTGGGCACACCGTGCACACACCGGACCTCTTCGACGGCGAGCGGCCCGCGACCCTCGAAGAGGGCCTCGCGCTGACCCGGCGCCTCGGCGGCGCGGTGCTCGACGACCGCGCCGACCGCGCCCTGGCCGACCTGCCCAAGGCCCTGGTGTACGCCGGCTTCTCCTACGGCGTCGGCACGGCGCAACGGCTCGCCCAGACCCGACCCGACGCGCGCGGCGCGCTGCTCTACGAGGCCTGCCTGCCCGTCACCGGCGAGTGGGCCGTCGGGCCGTGGCCCGCCGGGGTGCCGGTGCAGATCCACGGCATGGACAAGGACCCGTTCTTCGCGTTGGAGGGAGACCTTGAGGCCGCCCGCGAGCTGGTCGACATCGTCGGGTCCGACCGGGCCGAGCTGTTCGTCTACCCGGGCGACCAGCACCTGTTCACCGACAGCGCGCTGCCGTCGTACGACGCGCACGCGGCCGCGCTGGTCGTGCGGCGCTCGCGGGTCTTCCTCGACCGGGTGGGCTGA